A genomic window from Pseudomonadota bacterium includes:
- a CDS encoding cupin domain-containing protein has protein sequence MPDDQQKKELKNIFSAFTVPAANEWVETLLQSKNFRLERIVSHGHASDKNFWYDQDHSEWVILLSGGGRLVFADQNEEIELRPGDYLNIPAHRKHRVVWTEPDQPSIWLTIHYEPLEHNGTSPMENSKTVDYALLHAFMDSLKDPFLFVDTNHIIRYMNKTARNHFKDGANLLNRSLLDCHNKHSRKIIIENLEAFKNGEDERLIHNTEKKRLFMRAVRDGNGQLIGYYERYEPPQPGIRLGEISILKNKESQLSELL, from the coding sequence ATGCCTGACGACCAGCAAAAAAAGGAACTGAAAAATATTTTTTCAGCTTTTACGGTTCCGGCAGCAAATGAATGGGTTGAAACTCTGCTGCAAAGCAAAAATTTCCGGTTGGAGCGCATCGTCTCTCACGGCCATGCCTCAGATAAAAATTTCTGGTATGACCAGGATCATTCCGAATGGGTTATTCTTCTTTCCGGCGGCGGCCGGCTGGTTTTTGCCGATCAGAACGAAGAAATCGAACTTCGTCCCGGAGATTATCTCAACATTCCCGCCCACCGGAAACACCGGGTTGTCTGGACCGAGCCCGATCAGCCGTCAATCTGGCTGACCATCCATTATGAACCCTTAGAACATAACGGAACGTCGCCAATGGAAAACAGCAAAACCGTCGATTATGCCCTGTTACATGCTTTCATGGACAGTCTCAAAGATCCCTTTCTGTTCGTGGATACGAATCATATCATCCGCTATATGAACAAAACCGCCCGCAACCATTTCAAAGATGGGGCCAATCTTTTGAACCGCTCGCTGCTTGACTGTCACAATAAGCATTCAAGGAAAATTATCATCGAGAATCTGGAAGCTTTTAAAAACGGTGAAGACGAAAGACTGATTCACAATACTGAAAAAAAACGACTTTTCATGCGGGCGGTACGTGATGGTAACGGTCAACTTATAGGTTACTATGAACGCTATGAACCACCACAACCGGGAATCCGGCTGGGGGAAATTTCAATCTTGAAAAACAAAGAATCTCAACTTTCTGAGTTGCTCTAA
- a CDS encoding YgiQ family radical SAM protein, giving the protein MFLPTTTAELHSLGWSSLDIILITGDTYLDSPFIGTALIGKVLAAAGFKVGIIAQPAINSDVDITRLGEPELFWGVSGGSFDSMVANYTASGKHRHRDDLTPGGRNHRRPDRAVIVYTNLIRRYFKQTRPIVLGGIEASLRRLAHYDFWSHSIRRSVLFDAKADYLMYGMGENSMVKLAHRLQEQKPAEDIRGLCYRGKEPPAEYLELPGYDMVKDDRQKFSEMFQLFYRNQDPVSARGFYQRHGDRYLIHNPPAFYLNQAELDRVYALDFERRVHPYYQTSGKVRAMDTIQFSLASHRGCYGACNFCAIAVHQGQTVRWRSEDSIIAEARQLSQHPDFKGIISDVGGPTADMYGFECEKKISRGICPDKRCLFPKVCDHLPVQHLSQGRLLKKLRQLPGVKKVFVASGIRYDLVLADQKYGDRYLKELVQHHVSGQLKVAPEHSEPEILEKMGKPTIDLLLEFKDRFYRFTREAGKKQFLTYYLIAAHPGCTMDHMLKLRQFVSQQLKVRPEQIQIFTPTPSTYSSLMYWTGTDPFTGEALFVEKNPRAKEKQKMVLLPKPQKKTY; this is encoded by the coding sequence ATGTTTCTCCCCACCACCACCGCTGAGCTGCATTCACTCGGCTGGTCCAGCCTGGATATTATCCTGATTACCGGCGACACTTATCTTGACAGTCCCTTTATCGGCACCGCCCTGATCGGCAAAGTACTGGCTGCGGCCGGATTCAAAGTCGGCATTATTGCCCAACCGGCCATTAATTCTGACGTTGACATCACCAGGCTGGGAGAACCTGAACTTTTCTGGGGTGTCTCAGGTGGCAGTTTTGATTCCATGGTCGCAAATTATACAGCCAGTGGCAAACACCGACACCGGGATGATCTGACCCCGGGAGGCCGTAACCATCGCCGCCCGGACCGGGCAGTTATTGTTTACACCAACCTCATTCGCCGTTACTTCAAACAAACCCGACCCATTGTTCTCGGTGGAATTGAAGCCAGCCTCCGGCGCCTTGCCCACTATGATTTCTGGTCCCACAGTATCCGCCGCTCGGTATTATTCGACGCCAAGGCTGATTACCTCATGTACGGGATGGGGGAAAATTCCATGGTTAAGCTGGCCCACCGGCTACAGGAACAAAAACCGGCGGAAGATATCCGCGGGCTTTGTTATCGCGGCAAAGAACCACCGGCAGAGTATCTTGAGCTGCCGGGCTACGACATGGTTAAGGATGATCGACAAAAATTCAGCGAGATGTTCCAACTCTTCTACCGCAATCAGGATCCAGTCTCGGCCCGGGGCTTTTATCAACGTCATGGTGACCGTTACCTGATTCATAATCCACCGGCGTTTTACCTCAACCAGGCTGAACTTGACCGGGTGTATGCTCTTGATTTTGAACGCCGCGTCCACCCCTATTACCAGACATCAGGTAAAGTACGGGCCATGGATACCATTCAGTTTTCCCTGGCCAGCCACCGTGGCTGCTACGGCGCCTGTAATTTTTGTGCTATTGCCGTTCATCAGGGACAGACAGTCCGCTGGCGCAGTGAAGACTCCATCATCGCCGAAGCCCGGCAACTGAGCCAGCATCCTGATTTCAAGGGCATTATTTCTGATGTCGGTGGCCCGACGGCCGACATGTACGGTTTTGAATGCGAGAAAAAAATCAGCCGGGGCATCTGTCCCGACAAGCGCTGCCTCTTCCCCAAGGTCTGCGACCACCTTCCGGTTCAACATCTAAGCCAGGGCCGCCTGTTGAAAAAGCTGCGACAACTGCCGGGAGTAAAAAAAGTCTTTGTGGCTTCGGGAATTCGCTACGACCTGGTACTGGCCGACCAAAAATACGGCGACCGCTACCTGAAAGAACTAGTCCAGCATCATGTCTCCGGACAGTTAAAGGTTGCCCCGGAACACAGTGAACCTGAAATCCTGGAGAAAATGGGCAAACCGACGATTGACCTGCTGCTGGAATTCAAAGATCGTTTTTACCGGTTTACCCGAGAAGCCGGCAAAAAACAGTTCCTAACCTATTACCTGATCGCGGCGCACCCGGGTTGCACCATGGACCACATGCTGAAACTGCGGCAATTCGTCAGCCAACAACTGAAAGTCAGACCGGAACAGATACAGATTTTCACCCCGACACCCTCCACCTATTCCAGCCTCATGTACTGGACCGGAACCGACCCATTTACCGGCGAAGCACTTTTTGTCGAAAAAAATCCCCGGGCAAAAGAAAAACAGAAAATGGTGCTGCTGCCAAAACCCCAGAAAAAAACTTATTGA
- a CDS encoding Dabb family protein, with amino-acid sequence MLRHLIFLKFKPEVTDAEINAIEKGLAALPAAIPEIQSFEFGRDIIHSDRSFDFALVSTFADPEALKRYQLYPAHQEVLVLVKAACNQIATVDFQV; translated from the coding sequence ATGTTAAGGCATCTTATTTTCTTGAAATTCAAGCCAGAAGTGACGGATGCGGAAATCAATGCCATCGAGAAGGGTCTGGCGGCATTGCCGGCGGCAATTCCTGAAATACAAAGTTTTGAATTCGGCCGGGATATCATCCATTCTGATCGGTCCTTTGATTTCGCCCTGGTTTCCACTTTTGCCGATCCTGAAGCTTTAAAACGCTACCAGCTGTATCCGGCACACCAGGAGGTACTGGTTCTGGTCAAGGCTGCCTGCAACCAGATTGCCACAGTTGATTTCCAGGTATAA